A part of Nostoc sp. HK-01 genomic DNA contains:
- the dnaB_1 gene encoding replicative DNA helicase DnaB — MTHELNFTSQQDRLPPQSIEAEEAILGGIMLDPNAMNRISDRLVSDAFYVNAHKDIYQAAQRLYSQGLPTDLLCITNWLSDNGLLFRIGGRNKLATLVDRTVTAVNIDALADLVMEKYQRRQLIKAGTEIVQLGYATEAEFTNVLDEAEQKVYGIASEHSASDLVHISHALANTFTEIEARHAGTVSPALSTGFYDLDSILGGGFRKGRLYVLAARPSVGKSALAGNLALNVAKTGSLPICVFSLEMSTEEYVQRFLSSESGIENNFLERGAISDSQWQPLSGAIAQLSEQQIFINDESCPSLNEIRSQVRRISSHYGGVGLVIVDYLQLMAEAADSRANMTERVAEISRGLKKLAKDLDVPVLALSQLSREVEHRNDKRPILSDLRSSGAVEQDSDVVIMLYREEMYNEDTPDRGIAELIVRKQRNGPTGTVKLLFDHQFISFKNLSRGRNF, encoded by the coding sequence ATGACACACGAACTAAACTTCACATCCCAACAAGACCGCTTACCCCCACAAAGCATTGAAGCGGAAGAAGCAATACTCGGCGGCATTATGCTCGACCCCAATGCTATGAACCGAATCAGCGATCGCTTGGTATCAGATGCTTTCTACGTCAACGCTCATAAAGACATCTATCAAGCCGCACAAAGACTGTACAGCCAAGGGCTACCAACGGATTTGCTTTGCATCACCAACTGGTTGTCTGACAATGGTTTGTTGTTCCGCATCGGTGGACGCAATAAACTGGCTACTTTGGTAGATCGCACTGTCACAGCCGTGAACATCGATGCGTTAGCCGATTTGGTCATGGAAAAATACCAACGGCGGCAGTTGATAAAAGCTGGCACTGAAATTGTTCAACTCGGTTATGCCACCGAAGCCGAATTCACCAATGTCCTTGACGAAGCCGAACAAAAAGTCTACGGCATTGCATCAGAGCATTCTGCCTCTGACTTAGTTCACATTTCTCATGCCTTAGCCAACACTTTTACCGAAATTGAGGCGCGTCATGCTGGTACAGTTTCTCCAGCACTGTCTACTGGATTTTATGACCTGGACAGTATACTCGGCGGTGGTTTTCGCAAGGGGCGGTTGTATGTGCTGGCTGCTCGTCCCTCTGTTGGTAAATCTGCATTGGCTGGTAATCTTGCCCTTAATGTTGCCAAAACTGGAAGTTTGCCTATTTGCGTTTTCAGCTTGGAAATGTCAACTGAAGAATACGTACAGCGATTTTTGAGCAGTGAATCCGGCATTGAAAACAATTTTCTCGAAAGAGGGGCTATTTCTGATAGTCAATGGCAACCTTTGAGTGGGGCGATCGCTCAATTGAGTGAACAACAGATTTTCATCAATGACGAATCTTGTCCCTCTCTCAATGAAATCCGTAGCCAAGTCCGCCGAATTTCATCCCATTACGGTGGTGTTGGGCTTGTGATTGTGGACTACTTACAACTAATGGCTGAAGCTGCTGACTCCAGGGCAAATATGACTGAGCGTGTTGCCGAAATCAGCCGGGGATTGAAGAAACTCGCTAAAGATTTGGATGTACCAGTTCTGGCTCTATCGCAGTTAAGCCGTGAAGTTGAACACCGCAACGATAAACGTCCCATACTCAGCGATTTGCGCTCCAGTGGTGCTGTTGAGCAAGACAGCGATGTTGTGATCATGCTCTACCGCGAAGAAATGTACAACGAAGATACCCCAGATCGTGGCATTGCTGAGTTAATCGTTCGCAAGCAGCGCAATGGCCCTACTGGCACGGTCAAGCTTTTGTTTGACCATCAGTTTATTTCTTTCAAGAATCTCTCTCGTGGTCGAAATTTTTAG
- a CDS encoding 2OG-Fe(II) oxygenase: MKQMTLFDEPTTVLPVSYYPNFLSKEEADKLYQHCQELQWQQNQNNSQFAIRNSQLLIKSKKT, translated from the coding sequence ATGAAACAGATGACGCTATTTGACGAACCTACAACAGTTTTACCAGTCAGTTACTATCCAAATTTCTTAAGTAAGGAAGAAGCTGACAAACTTTACCAACATTGCCAAGAACTGCAATGGCAACAGAATCAAAACAATTCGCAATTCGCAATTCGCAATTCGCAATTATTAATTAAGAGCAAAAAGACATGA